A window of the Pelagicoccus enzymogenes genome harbors these coding sequences:
- a CDS encoding DUF1592 domain-containing protein: MRLYLAPLFASQALSLSTFAQSQDESFHGFAQEYCIDCHNPEKRKGKFDLQTLLEQAPSNHYGKWEEILWMLEDRDMPPEDEEGEAPLKRPSEAEYQRFTSFVAQTLDSLQPPLPSSAEDKDFIAQNCVSCHNVDDQEAGLVLEGLSIDDPTSDPQLFEHIVRRLDARQMPPAARKRPSEEKYQEVLSHLVGALDAQAAAQPQPGRTDTFRRLNRTEYQNAIRDLLGVQIDAAALLPKDESSHGFDNITVGNLSPTLLDRYITAAQKVTRLAIGTPNDSVQGDVFRVPADLTQEKRIDGLPLGTRGGALIPYNFPQDGEYEITVRLTRDRNEHVEGLRGQHQMDILLDRELLQRFTVQRPEDGRRDHSLVDEHLKIRARIEAGPRDLGVTFVQESYSLLENKRKPHQAHFNLHRHPRLSPAVYSVSITGPYQGQGAANTPSRKKIFTRTPTGPHDEEAAAKEILATLMKRAYRRPITSEDLEKPLRFYHEAAVDAGFEAGIEMALNSILVSPEFLFRIERDPQTLPENGAYLISDLELASRISFFLWSSIPDDELLDHAIAGRLREANVLGNQVRRMLADPRSQSLVNNFASQWLYLRNLESITPDLRLYPDFDDNLRQAFRKETELFVESVLREDRPITDLLQADYTFLNERLAKHYNIPHVFGSRFRRVALDPEHHRGGILRHGSVLTVTSYATRTSPTIRGNWVLENIIGTPPPPPPPDVPDLEDNKVDFSLPMRERLAEHRANPQCASCHDIMDPVGFVLENYDAVGRWRDFEHGIPIDASGGLPDGTVASGIADLESGLLERPDLFARTLSEKLLTFAIGRGVESFDAPAIRQIVRDAAQDDYQFSSLILGIVNSTPFQMRSTVGQSGATLVAKPVTKNP; the protein is encoded by the coding sequence ATGCGTCTTTACTTAGCCCCCCTTTTCGCCTCGCAGGCGCTCAGCCTGTCGACATTCGCCCAATCTCAGGACGAGTCCTTCCACGGATTTGCTCAAGAATACTGCATCGACTGCCACAACCCCGAGAAGCGCAAAGGCAAGTTCGACCTGCAAACACTGCTCGAGCAAGCCCCCTCGAATCACTACGGGAAATGGGAAGAGATCCTCTGGATGCTGGAGGACCGCGACATGCCGCCCGAAGACGAGGAAGGCGAGGCCCCCTTGAAGCGCCCCAGCGAAGCGGAGTACCAGCGCTTCACGTCCTTCGTAGCCCAGACCCTGGACAGTCTCCAGCCGCCGCTCCCCAGCTCCGCGGAGGATAAGGACTTTATCGCCCAGAACTGCGTCAGCTGCCACAACGTCGACGACCAGGAGGCCGGCCTCGTGCTGGAAGGCCTCAGCATCGACGACCCCACCAGCGACCCGCAACTCTTCGAGCACATCGTGCGGCGCCTCGACGCCCGCCAAATGCCGCCCGCCGCCCGCAAACGACCCAGCGAGGAGAAATACCAAGAAGTCCTCAGCCATCTCGTCGGCGCCCTCGACGCCCAAGCCGCCGCCCAACCTCAGCCCGGCCGCACCGATACCTTTCGCCGCCTCAACCGCACCGAGTACCAGAATGCCATCCGCGACCTGCTCGGCGTGCAAATCGACGCCGCCGCTCTGCTGCCCAAGGACGAATCCAGCCATGGATTCGACAACATCACCGTCGGCAACCTCTCTCCCACCCTGCTCGACCGCTACATCACCGCCGCCCAAAAAGTCACCCGCCTCGCCATCGGCACCCCCAACGACAGCGTACAGGGCGACGTCTTTCGCGTGCCCGCCGACCTCACGCAAGAGAAACGCATCGATGGCCTGCCCCTCGGCACTCGCGGCGGAGCCCTGATCCCTTACAACTTCCCCCAAGACGGCGAATACGAGATCACCGTACGCCTCACCCGAGACCGCAACGAACACGTCGAAGGGCTCAGAGGCCAACACCAAATGGACATCCTGCTCGACCGCGAGCTGCTGCAACGCTTCACCGTGCAACGCCCCGAAGACGGCCGCCGCGACCATTCCCTCGTCGACGAACACCTCAAGATCCGCGCCCGCATCGAAGCCGGCCCCCGCGATCTCGGCGTCACCTTCGTGCAAGAGTCCTACTCCTTGCTGGAGAACAAGCGCAAGCCCCACCAAGCCCACTTCAACCTCCACCGCCACCCGCGCCTCTCGCCAGCGGTGTATTCAGTTTCCATTACAGGTCCCTACCAAGGTCAAGGCGCCGCCAACACCCCGAGCCGAAAGAAAATTTTTACCCGCACCCCCACGGGACCCCACGACGAAGAAGCTGCCGCCAAGGAAATCCTCGCCACCCTCATGAAGCGGGCCTACCGGCGTCCCATCACCAGCGAGGACCTTGAGAAGCCTCTGCGCTTCTACCACGAAGCCGCCGTCGACGCGGGCTTCGAGGCTGGCATCGAGATGGCCCTCAACTCCATTCTCGTCAGCCCAGAATTCCTCTTCCGCATCGAACGCGATCCGCAAACATTGCCCGAAAACGGCGCCTACCTCATCAGCGACCTCGAACTCGCCTCCCGCATTTCCTTCTTCCTCTGGAGCTCCATCCCCGACGACGAGCTGCTCGACCACGCCATCGCTGGTCGACTCCGCGAAGCGAACGTATTGGGCAATCAAGTACGCCGCATGCTCGCGGACCCGCGTTCCCAAAGCCTCGTAAACAATTTTGCCAGCCAATGGCTCTACCTGCGCAACCTGGAATCCATCACTCCCGACCTGCGCCTGTACCCAGATTTCGACGACAACCTCCGCCAGGCCTTTCGCAAGGAAACCGAACTCTTCGTGGAAAGCGTTCTCCGCGAAGACCGCCCCATCACCGACCTGCTGCAAGCCGACTACACTTTCCTAAACGAACGCCTCGCCAAGCATTATAACATTCCCCACGTCTTCGGCAGCCGCTTCCGCCGCGTCGCGCTCGATCCCGAACACCACCGCGGCGGCATCCTGCGACACGGCAGCGTGCTCACCGTAACCTCCTACGCCACCCGCACCTCCCCCACCATTCGCGGGAATTGGGTGTTGGAAAACATCATCGGCACCCCGCCTCCCCCTCCGCCACCCGACGTGCCCGACCTCGAAGACAACAAGGTCGACTTCAGCCTTCCCATGCGCGAACGCCTCGCCGAGCACCGGGCCAACCCCCAGTGCGCCAGCTGCCACGACATCATGGACCCCGTCGGCTTCGTGCTCGAAAACTACGACGCGGTCGGCCGCTGGAGAGACTTCGAACATGGCATCCCCATCGACGCTTCCGGCGGCTTGCCCGACGGAACAGTGGCCTCGGGCATCGCCGACCTCGAAAGCGGCCTGTTGGAGCGGCCCGACCTTTTTGCCCGCACTTTGAGCGAAAAGCTGCTAACCTTCGCCATCGGCCGCGGCGTCGAATCCTTCGACGCCCCCGCTATCCGCCAAATCGTGCGCGACGCCGCTCAAGACGACTACCAATTTTCGTCTCTCATCCTCGGCATCGTGAACAGCACCCCCTTCCAAATGCGATCCACCGTTGGCCAATCAGGAGCGACCTTGGTCGCGAAGCCCGTAACCAAGAATCCCTAA
- a CDS encoding ankyrin repeat domain-containing protein, with protein sequence MHSPLKSLILALLLPTASLIPHPSSLPDAAEANDTATLTSLLTSESNLDASQVDGMTALHWACYHDNTEAALALLEAGADPSPKTRYGITPISIACQNGNSQILKKLLELGADPNTTLNGGETLLMTAARVGKIESVKALLNAGATVETTERKGQTALMWAADEGHVAVARLLMEAGADMNLSLPSGYTPLFFAVRQGHRDMVHFFLDQGADVNAAMQVENSRGKLAKDQTSPLILAMENGHFDLCLDLLERGADPNDMRTGLSPLHTMVRVRKPDRGEGVDGEPPPLVTGSVDSVTLIRALVEKGADVNARLTTGRKAHGARFSMIGCTPFLLAADTADLVYMKLLIELGADYSIPNEDGTTSLMVAAGVGSQAPEEEAGTPEECLEAVKFLVSLGAPLDTVAANGDTAMHGAAYKNAPQVIAYLNEQGADIQIWNTKNENGWTPLFIAEGYRPGNFKPDFATIDAIKAVMTARGVEIPEGGRPIHVNYAP encoded by the coding sequence ATGCACTCACCTCTAAAGTCTCTAATCCTCGCCCTGCTCCTTCCCACCGCATCCCTCATCCCCCATCCTTCATCCCTCCCCGACGCCGCCGAAGCCAACGACACCGCCACCCTCACCTCGCTCCTCACTTCCGAGAGCAACCTAGACGCCTCCCAAGTCGACGGCATGACTGCCCTCCATTGGGCCTGCTACCATGACAACACGGAAGCTGCCCTCGCCCTCCTCGAGGCAGGAGCCGACCCGTCCCCAAAAACGCGATACGGCATAACCCCAATTTCCATCGCCTGCCAAAACGGCAACAGCCAAATTCTCAAAAAGCTCCTCGAGCTGGGAGCCGATCCCAACACCACGCTCAACGGCGGCGAAACCCTGCTCATGACCGCCGCCCGCGTCGGCAAGATCGAATCCGTCAAAGCCCTGCTCAACGCCGGCGCCACCGTCGAAACCACAGAGCGCAAGGGCCAGACCGCTCTCATGTGGGCCGCCGACGAAGGCCATGTCGCCGTCGCAAGACTGCTCATGGAAGCAGGAGCCGACATGAACCTGTCATTGCCCTCCGGATACACTCCCCTTTTCTTCGCCGTACGCCAAGGACATCGCGACATGGTTCACTTCTTCTTAGACCAAGGAGCCGACGTCAACGCAGCCATGCAAGTCGAGAACTCCCGCGGCAAGCTGGCCAAGGACCAAACCAGCCCGCTCATCCTCGCCATGGAAAACGGGCACTTCGACCTCTGCCTCGACTTGCTCGAACGCGGAGCCGATCCCAACGACATGCGCACCGGCCTCAGTCCGCTGCACACCATGGTTCGCGTACGCAAGCCGGACCGCGGCGAAGGCGTTGACGGCGAACCCCCGCCCCTCGTTACCGGCTCCGTCGACAGCGTCACCCTTATCCGCGCTCTCGTCGAAAAAGGGGCCGACGTAAATGCGAGACTTACCACCGGCCGCAAAGCCCACGGCGCCCGTTTCAGCATGATCGGCTGCACACCCTTCCTCCTCGCCGCAGACACCGCAGACCTCGTGTACATGAAGCTGCTCATCGAGCTCGGGGCCGACTATTCGATCCCCAACGAAGATGGGACCACCTCGCTCATGGTGGCAGCCGGCGTGGGCAGCCAAGCCCCCGAAGAAGAAGCCGGCACGCCAGAGGAATGCCTAGAAGCCGTCAAGTTCCTCGTTTCGCTCGGAGCCCCGCTCGACACCGTAGCCGCTAACGGCGACACCGCCATGCACGGCGCCGCCTACAAAAACGCCCCCCAAGTCATCGCCTACCTCAACGAACAAGGTGCCGATATCCAGATTTGGAATACAAAAAATGAAAACGGCTGGACGCCGCTCTTCATCGCCGAAGGCTACCGTCCTGGAAACTTCAAACCTGACTTCGCAACCATCGACGCCATCAAAGCCGTCATGACCGCCCGCGGTGTAGAAATCCCCGAAGGCGGCCGCCCCATCCACGTCAACTACGCCCCTTAA
- a CDS encoding DUF1552 domain-containing protein, with amino-acid sequence MTKKSIPRRTFLKGVGASFALPLLDAMVPAASVFGKTRAITQPVKRLGYVYMPMGCDITRWTPGNDNTLDTLSPILDSLANVRDHVSVLTNMELKPAYPGSHATSNSAFLSAARAKVTESTDYYLGTTADQVAAKHIGQATQLPSLELAMDLLQTVGQCDNGYACVYQNNLSWSSPTTPLPAEAHPRLVFENLFGEGGTPEQRRAALQKRASLLDSVADDIRRLKRDLGAQDRDKVTEYLDSIREVERRIQKAESDTEENPLPDLDRPTGVPALYADHARLMFDLQLLAYQGDITRISTFQLARETSNRAYPEIGVSDPHHPLSHHGGNADKIARMAKINAFHVSLFAEYLEKLKATPEGDSNLLDNSLILYGSGMGNPNNHDHTNLPTIVAGGAAAGMQGNRHIRYDKPTPLANLHLTLLDKIGVPIESFGDSDGMISELFQPITL; translated from the coding sequence ATCACCAAGAAATCCATTCCGCGCAGAACCTTCCTCAAAGGCGTCGGAGCCTCCTTCGCCCTGCCCTTGCTCGACGCCATGGTCCCCGCCGCCAGCGTATTCGGCAAAACGCGTGCCATCACCCAGCCCGTCAAACGCCTCGGATACGTCTACATGCCCATGGGCTGCGACATCACCCGCTGGACCCCCGGCAACGATAACACCCTCGACACCCTCTCCCCCATCCTCGATTCGCTCGCCAACGTGAGGGACCATGTCAGCGTCCTCACCAACATGGAGCTCAAGCCAGCCTACCCCGGCTCCCACGCCACTTCCAACTCCGCCTTCCTCTCCGCCGCCCGGGCAAAAGTCACCGAAAGCACCGACTACTACCTCGGCACCACCGCCGACCAAGTCGCCGCCAAGCACATCGGCCAAGCCACCCAGCTCCCCTCCCTCGAGCTCGCCATGGACCTGCTGCAGACCGTCGGCCAGTGCGACAACGGCTACGCCTGCGTCTACCAAAACAACCTCTCCTGGTCCTCGCCCACTACGCCACTCCCCGCCGAAGCCCACCCACGACTCGTCTTCGAAAATCTCTTCGGCGAAGGCGGCACTCCCGAACAACGCCGCGCCGCCCTGCAAAAGCGAGCCAGCCTGCTCGACTCTGTAGCCGACGATATCCGTCGCCTCAAACGCGACCTCGGAGCCCAAGACCGCGACAAGGTCACCGAATACCTCGACTCTATCCGCGAAGTCGAACGCCGTATCCAGAAAGCGGAGTCGGACACCGAAGAAAACCCGCTGCCCGATCTCGACCGCCCCACCGGAGTGCCCGCACTCTACGCCGACCATGCCCGCCTCATGTTCGACCTGCAACTGCTCGCCTACCAAGGCGACATCACCCGCATCTCCACCTTCCAGCTCGCCCGCGAAACCAGCAACCGAGCGTATCCAGAAATCGGAGTTTCCGACCCGCACCACCCCCTCTCCCACCACGGAGGCAATGCCGACAAGATCGCCCGCATGGCCAAGATCAACGCCTTCCACGTCTCCCTCTTCGCCGAATACCTCGAAAAGCTCAAAGCCACCCCCGAAGGCGACAGCAACCTGCTCGACAACTCCCTCATCCTCTACGGAAGCGGCATGGGCAACCCCAACAACCATGACCACACCAATCTCCCCACCATCGTAGCCGGCGGAGCCGCCGCAGGCATGCAAGGCAACCGCCACATCCGCTACGACAAGCCCACCCCGCTCGCCAACCTCCACCTCACCCTGCTCGACAAAATAGGCGTCCCCATCGAGTCCTTCGGCGACTCCGACGGCATGATAAGCGAACTCTTCCAACCCATCACCCTGTAA
- a CDS encoding alpha/beta hydrolase: MPRPILFLSLFLAPILTAEPITLEFARVDNTPLYLDLHLPSTPNASAPALIVWVHGGAWRAGSRESVPIKSLLKKGWAIASIDYRLSPQAKFPAQVHDIKAAIRYLRANPEKLPYDASQIAIAGSSAGGHLAALVGVTNQHPELEGTVGEHLQQSSDVQAFVSLFGASNLTTILQQSTPHGLNVRVPALELFLGSQPEDDPATAQLASPVFHVDAHDPPCLLLHGDQDPQMPINQSHELKGKYEALGLECDFQVIHGAAHGGPAFYTEERINQIDTFLRSRW, encoded by the coding sequence ATGCCACGCCCTATCCTCTTCCTCTCCCTTTTTCTCGCCCCAATCCTCACCGCGGAGCCCATCACACTCGAGTTCGCCCGCGTCGACAACACCCCTCTCTACCTCGACCTCCATCTCCCCTCAACTCCCAACGCTAGCGCCCCCGCCCTTATTGTCTGGGTTCATGGCGGAGCTTGGAGAGCCGGTAGCCGAGAGAGCGTACCCATAAAGTCCCTACTCAAAAAAGGTTGGGCCATCGCCAGCATCGACTACCGTCTCTCGCCCCAAGCCAAGTTCCCCGCCCAGGTGCACGACATCAAGGCGGCCATTCGCTACCTGCGAGCCAATCCTGAAAAGCTCCCCTACGACGCCAGCCAGATCGCCATCGCCGGCTCATCCGCCGGAGGACACCTCGCGGCCCTCGTCGGCGTAACCAACCAACACCCCGAACTCGAAGGCACCGTCGGCGAGCACCTCCAGCAGAGCTCGGACGTCCAAGCCTTCGTCAGCCTTTTCGGCGCCAGCAACCTCACCACGATCCTCCAGCAGTCCACCCCGCATGGACTCAATGTCCGCGTGCCCGCCCTAGAGCTCTTCCTCGGATCGCAACCGGAGGACGATCCCGCCACCGCCCAGCTCGCCAGCCCCGTTTTCCACGTCGACGCCCACGACCCGCCCTGCCTGCTATTGCACGGCGACCAAGATCCGCAAATGCCCATCAACCAATCCCACGAGCTAAAGGGCAAGTACGAAGCCCTCGGCCTCGAGTGCGATTTCCAAGTCATCCACGGAGCCGCCCACGGCGGCCCCGCCTTCTACACCGAGGAACGTATCAACCAGATCGATACATTCCTAAGAAGCCGATGGTAG
- a CDS encoding SLC13 family permease gives MPNEWETIAIFVLLALMLGSFIWRRIPDEFTALAGFAIVVTTQILPLEASLRAIANPGIAAIAGMLVIGSSLEKAGAIALAKKAFECLPQAKPSYSILGMILVIALVSALLNNTAVVVLLAPVVISYGQHSKLPPGKLLMPLSFAAILGGSCTLIGTSTNLVVSAYGESLGHPPFTFFELSKVGLPLLAISSVYLAFVGQRMLPDNPTPPGLSKVHRIEHVNSKRIAIGFAILCGIVLFSAFELLPIAVSAPAGSLFLIAAKCISPRDALSSLNWRLLLLIASMLGVGAAFQSSGASTIAASSIEYSLSLSPFPEYNGLLTIAIVFVATSLLTEILTNNAAAITMAAIAASLSAQLDLNLKPLLIAIAVAASSSYSTPIGYQTNTYVAHLAGYRFTDFLRVGTPMNVIATIVAVPIIAYFWPLR, from the coding sequence ATGCCCAACGAATGGGAAACAATCGCCATTTTCGTCCTCCTAGCCCTAATGCTAGGAAGCTTTATTTGGCGCCGCATCCCCGATGAATTCACAGCTCTCGCCGGTTTTGCCATCGTTGTCACAACCCAGATTCTACCTCTTGAAGCGTCTCTCCGAGCCATCGCGAATCCAGGAATAGCTGCCATCGCCGGCATGCTCGTCATAGGGTCATCTCTCGAAAAAGCTGGAGCAATTGCCCTCGCAAAAAAGGCCTTCGAGTGCCTGCCCCAAGCGAAACCCAGCTATAGCATTCTCGGCATGATACTCGTGATCGCCCTGGTTTCCGCTCTCCTCAACAACACTGCGGTCGTGGTGCTGCTCGCCCCTGTCGTCATCTCCTATGGACAACACTCCAAGCTTCCCCCGGGCAAGCTGCTCATGCCGCTCTCCTTCGCCGCCATTCTCGGCGGCTCTTGTACCCTCATCGGCACCAGCACAAACCTAGTCGTCAGCGCTTATGGCGAAAGCCTTGGGCATCCGCCCTTCACTTTTTTCGAACTCTCAAAAGTGGGGCTCCCCCTCCTCGCCATCTCCAGTGTCTACCTAGCCTTCGTAGGCCAGAGGATGCTGCCCGACAACCCAACTCCACCTGGTCTCTCAAAAGTTCACCGCATCGAACACGTAAATTCCAAGCGTATCGCCATCGGATTCGCCATCCTATGCGGTATCGTTTTATTCAGCGCCTTCGAACTGCTCCCCATCGCGGTCTCCGCACCTGCAGGATCACTCTTTCTCATCGCCGCAAAATGCATATCTCCCCGCGACGCACTCTCTTCGCTGAATTGGCGGCTTCTCCTGCTAATTGCCTCCATGCTCGGTGTCGGCGCCGCTTTCCAAAGCTCCGGAGCTTCCACCATCGCTGCGTCAAGCATCGAATACAGCCTTTCCCTGTCACCATTCCCCGAATACAATGGCTTGCTCACGATCGCCATCGTCTTCGTGGCCACGTCTCTGCTTACCGAGATCCTCACCAACAATGCAGCCGCTATCACGATGGCTGCCATCGCCGCCAGCCTTAGCGCCCAACTCGACCTGAACCTGAAGCCCCTCCTGATAGCCATAGCCGTAGCTGCCTCCTCCAGCTACTCCACCCCGATTGGCTACCAGACAAACACCTACGTCGCACACCTCGCTGGCTACCGTTTCACCGACTTCCTGAGAGTCGGCACCCCTATGAATGTCATAGCAACCATCGTCGCCGTACCCATCATCGCCTACTTCTGGCCTCTGAGATAG